One region of Pseudomonas sp. B21-040 genomic DNA includes:
- a CDS encoding peroxiredoxin-like family protein has translation MTLQAKLDAFKADFKAGKPPYNAPADIHPIMERATAELIASGAANKALKVGDKAPLFTLKDPDGHPVSSIDLLAKGPLVLTFYRGVWCPYCNMELQALQDFLPLLQDAGASLLAISPQIAANSRKSMRTNGLTFPILSDTHNDVAHALGLRFELPDYLIELYKNLRNDLPTFNDDPSWTLPMPARYVIGQDGVIRYAEVNPDYTQRPEPEAMLDAIRG, from the coding sequence ATGACCCTACAAGCAAAACTCGATGCCTTCAAAGCGGACTTCAAGGCTGGCAAACCGCCCTATAACGCCCCGGCTGACATCCACCCGATCATGGAGCGCGCGACTGCCGAGCTGATCGCCTCGGGTGCGGCGAACAAAGCGCTGAAGGTCGGTGACAAGGCGCCGCTGTTTACCCTGAAAGATCCCGACGGGCATCCAGTGTCCTCCATCGATCTGCTGGCCAAGGGGCCTTTGGTGCTGACGTTTTACCGTGGCGTGTGGTGCCCTTACTGCAACATGGAGCTGCAAGCGTTGCAGGATTTTCTGCCACTGCTGCAGGACGCCGGCGCCAGCCTGCTGGCGATTTCGCCACAGATCGCCGCCAACAGCCGCAAGTCGATGCGTACCAATGGCCTGACGTTTCCTATCCTCAGCGACACCCACAATGACGTGGCGCATGCATTGGGTTTGCGCTTTGAGTTGCCGGATTACCTGATCGAGCTGTACAAGAATCTGCGTAACGATTTGCCAACTTTCAATGATGATCCGTCGTGGACGCTGCCGATGCCGGCACGCTATGTGATCGGTCAGGACGGTGTGATTCGTTACGCCGAGGTCAACCCGGATTACACTCAGCGTCCTGAGCCTGAAGCGATGCTGGATGCTATTCGCGGCTAA
- a CDS encoding MFS transporter: MNPATPAPHGATTMTKGMVLLFAFCCGAIVANLYYAQPIIGLIAPDIGLTSTMASLIVSLTQIGYALGLFFLVPLGDLLENRRLMIITTVVAIASLLGAAFTDQPNVFLLISLLVGFSSVSVQILIPLAAHLAPEESRGRVVGGIMGGLLLGILLARPVSSVVADYFGWRAMFVIAAVLMVAISIVLALTIPKRQPDHSASYGQLLGSLWTLLRQQPVLRQRAFYQGCMFATFSLFWTAVPLELARNHGLSQTQIAIFALVGAIGAIAAPIAGRLADAGHTRIASLLALLFASLSFLPAFIHPLYSVIGLAVTGVVLDFCVQMNMVLGQRAVYALDAKSRSRLNALYMTSIFIGGAFGSSVASAVYEHGGWLWIVIVGSAFPLLALLRFLSVSQKGSLATA, translated from the coding sequence ATGAATCCAGCGACGCCGGCGCCTCACGGTGCCACGACAATGACCAAAGGCATGGTGCTGCTCTTCGCCTTCTGTTGCGGCGCCATTGTGGCCAACCTCTACTATGCCCAACCGATCATCGGCCTGATCGCGCCGGACATCGGCCTGACCAGCACCATGGCCAGCCTGATCGTTTCCCTGACACAGATTGGCTACGCACTGGGGCTTTTCTTCCTCGTGCCGCTGGGCGATTTGCTGGAAAACCGCCGACTGATGATCATCACCACCGTGGTGGCGATTGCGAGTTTACTGGGCGCCGCGTTCACCGATCAGCCCAATGTATTTTTGCTGATTTCGTTGCTGGTGGGCTTCAGCTCGGTGTCGGTGCAAATCCTGATTCCACTGGCCGCGCACCTGGCTCCGGAAGAGTCGCGTGGCCGCGTGGTCGGCGGGATCATGGGCGGGTTGCTGCTGGGGATTCTCCTGGCTCGCCCGGTGTCCAGCGTGGTGGCTGACTATTTCGGCTGGCGCGCGATGTTTGTGATAGCAGCGGTGTTGATGGTGGCGATCAGCATCGTGCTGGCGCTGACCATACCCAAGCGCCAGCCTGATCACAGTGCATCTTATGGGCAATTGCTGGGTTCGCTGTGGACATTGCTGCGCCAACAACCGGTATTGCGTCAGCGTGCGTTTTATCAAGGCTGCATGTTCGCGACCTTCAGCCTGTTCTGGACCGCCGTGCCGCTGGAGTTGGCGCGCAATCACGGCCTGTCGCAAACCCAGATCGCGATCTTCGCCCTGGTCGGCGCCATCGGCGCTATCGCGGCGCCCATCGCCGGTCGCCTGGCGGATGCCGGCCACACGCGCATCGCCTCGCTGCTGGCCCTGCTGTTCGCCAGCCTGAGCTTTCTGCCGGCGTTCATCCATCCGCTCTACAGCGTCATTGGCCTGGCCGTGACCGGCGTGGTCCTCGACTTCTGTGTGCAGATGAACATGGTGCTCGGCCAACGCGCGGTCTACGCCCTCGACGCCAAAAGCCGCAGCCGCCTGAATGCGCTGTACATGACCAGCATCTTCATCGGCGGCGCCTTTGGCTCTTCGGTGGCCAGTGCCGTGTACGAGCACGGTGGCTGGTTGTGGATCGTGATAGTCGGCAGCGCGTTTCCACTGTTGGCGTTGCTGCGTTTTTTGAGTGTTTCGCAGAAGGGCTCGCTGGCGACGGCTTAA